The sequence ATGCAGATTGCCGACTATTATGTTATAAACAAAGCGGATATTAGCAACCCTCTAACGCTTGAAAAAGCGATTAACAATATGCTGGACCAAAAACAGTTTGACGTTCGCCCTTTGGTTTTTAAAACCATGGCTAATAAAATCAAAGATAACAACATTAAAGAACTGGCGGAAAAAATAATCCAATCGTGAAAATACAATTGATTTTCAAAATATAATCTTACTTATAAAGAGGAGGAATAAAGATGATAAAGAAAATTATGAAGGAAGAGTTGGATCGCGAAGAGAAATTGCGTACCGAACACGCGCAACTCATCCGCACAGTCGCGAAAGCGGCGATCAATCGGACACCGATTGATTCAAGCGATATCCAAATGCTTTCTAAATTAGGATTGTTAAAAGCAAGCACTAAATTTAGAAGCGAGATTCTTTTCCCTGATGAATCAGCAATACTCTTGTATAATTTCATTGAGAATGAAATCATATATGCTGGTTATATCGGGTTTGACATTAATCTCCAGCTCATCTCAATTGACGAGTTTTTTCCAAGAAAAAACCGAGTTTATTTAAAAGTGATAATTTAGTTTTCACAAGCTCCGCATTTTGTCAAAAAAATAAGACAAATGCGGAGTTTTTTTTGAAATTTTACTGTCAGGTATTCTGGATGACCGGTACCCCAAATTTTGAACACCCGTTCTACGAATTATCAGCATAATTTCGTAGAATAACGGCATATGAAAAAATATCGCATCGCTCCCGAATTTAAGGAGCAAATATTAACCCGCATTAAAAACGAGGGTGTGTCGGTTCTTCAGGCCGCCGAAGACCACGGCGTTTCAACGCACAGCATATATAAATGGCTGGGCGGCGGCGCGGACGCCCTGTCCTGCGTCGAGATGGCGAAACTTCGAAGAGAAAATAAATCTCTGCCGGAGCTAGTCGGAGAAATGACCCTGAAGCTCTCCGAAACCCAAAAAAGAATTGAGAAAAATTAAATTGTCGGCCAAAACAGCGTTGGCTCGGGAGCTGGGCATCTTCCGCGGCAGCCTGTATTACCGACCCAAAAAACCAGACAAGGATTGGCAAGTGAAATGTTTAATCGAGGAAGCGCTCCGGGACAATCCGAGTTATGGGCATAAAAGATTGGCCGGGCATCTCTTGATGAACAAGAAAAAAGTGCGTCGGGTAATGAAACCTTTCGGTCTCAACGTATGAGTTTCCCCACACGACCATCCAAGGATCCCTGACGACGGGTTCTATACCTTGGATGGATTAATGCCATGCCTGTCGAAAATTACTACGACAGGTTTAGGCAATTCAATTGTACCTTCATTATATCAATAAAATTTAGTTTTGAACATATGTAAAAAGAGAAAGGGGCTATCCACGATGTGCTGTGGATAGCCCCAATTTTTTCGACCGCCTGCGGCGGAATTCAAGGGATCAAAAGCCCCAAGAATTCAAGACCTCAAGGATCGATTTACTGCGAGAGGAAGCCGGACACCGAACCGAAGAAGTCGTGCGGGTAGCCAACGAAGCGCGCGTCGAACTCGACCTCGCCGCCGCTGAAGTAGAAGTCGGGAGACAAGGAGAAGTCGCCATCGGCCCCCGGAGAGAACTCGTCGCCGGAACAATCCATGTCCAGTTCCTCCCAACGGACGAGCCGTTCGGGATGAGTCAGGACGATGGAACCGACTGCGAGACTTCCGAGACCGAACTCGTTGGCCACGAAGACCTCACGAGCCCGACGGACGGACTTGCCACGATGGCGCATGCCGAGCTGGGCGGCGACGATCAGGATGTCGCCCTTCTGTGTTTCGGCGATCAGATCGAGCGCGTGCGCCGTGCGAGCGTGAACCCGCAGTTGCGCCGGCGTGATCTGACCCTCACGGTAGTTGTAGAACGACCGGGAGTCGGCGATCTTGGTGTGAACGAGCTGGACCGCCTGGCAGTACTTCTGGATCGGATCGGTCACTTCGGGGAAGTGCTTCGCCGCCAGTGCGTCCACCGAGGGAATCGCGAACCATCCTTCGGCACCGTTCGGGAGTTCCGGCAGGGTCTTGGCGAATTCGAGCGCGTGGCTCGGATCAAGACCGAAGATCTTGGCGATTGCCTTGACCCGGTCGTTGATCGGCTTCGGCCCCTTGTACTCCTTCGGGTACGTGTAGCTGGAACGGACTTCCTCGTTGGCGTACTGGTTGGACTGGGACAGCTTGGACTGGGACAGCTCGGCAATGAGCTTCGCTATCCCGTCCTGTAGTTCGCCACCGCGCTCGTTGAGCCGCTGTGCGCGTGCCTCGTCGAGCTTGGACTTGTTGTAGACGGCCTCGAAGAGACCGGTTGCGTGGAGACCTTTCGGGTCTCGGCTGGTGATCA is a genomic window of Candidatus Niyogibacteria bacterium containing:
- a CDS encoding transposase is translated as MKKYRIAPEFKEQILTRIKNEGVSVLQAAEDHGVSTHSIYKWLGGGADALSCVEMAKLRRENKSLPELVGEMTLKLSETQKRIEKN